In a single window of the Coffea eugenioides isolate CCC68of chromosome 3, Ceug_1.0, whole genome shotgun sequence genome:
- the LOC113765950 gene encoding cytosolic sulfotransferase 5-like, protein MTSKSFESNCFQDFLESLPKEIFWESFDIYQWKGFWFQPFILQSTIALSTEFVPRDDDIILASSLKVGTTWLKALCLSINNGADQENEDILTKGSPHLFVPTIESMVFVPNSDSVLSGMASPRLLHTHLPYSLLPDSMKNSGCKIVYLTRNPKDTFISFWHYFNSTKVDTCGTERPLVIGIKQQISLEKAFESFCNGTYLYGPIFDHALEYHKESSKMPQKILFMKYEELKKDPKGQLKKLASFLGKPFTEEEKVDKILWRCSLERLKNLEVNKNGVNPWNWLDNSGYFRLGVTGDSKNYLTAEMEERLDQIARTKLEASGLDLDA, encoded by the coding sequence ATGACTTCTAAGTCATTTGAATCTAACTGCTTTCAAGATTTTCTTGAATCTCTTCCCAAAGAGATCTTTTGGGAGAGCTTTGATATCTATCAATGGAAAGGTTTTTGGTTTCAACCTTTCATTCTTCAATCCACCATAGCTTTATCAACTGAATTTGTCCCGCGTGACGATGATATCATATTAGCTTCATCTCTCAAAGTTGGGACTACATGGCTTAAGGCCCTTTGTTTGAGCATCAACAATGGTGCggatcaagaaaatgaagatatTCTCACGAAGGGCAGTCCGCATTTATTTGTTCCAACTATTGAGTCTATGGTCTTTGTTCCTAACTCAGATTCTGTGCTTTCTGGTATGGCTTCTCCAAGACTTCTTCACACACATTTACCTTATAGTCTTCTTCCTGATTCAATGAAGAACTCAGGTTGCAAAATTGTTTACCTTACTCGAAATCCTAAAgacacttttatctcattttggCACTATTTCAATAGCACCAAAGTTGACACATGTGGTACAGAAAGACCACTTGTAATTGGCATCAAACAACAAATTTCTTTGGAGAAAGCATTTGAGTCCTTCTGCAATGGAACTTACCTTTATGGACCTATTTTTGATCATGCCTTGGAGTATCATAAAGAAAGCTCAAAGATGCCTCAGAAGATATTGTTCATGAAGTACGAAGAGCTAAAGAAGGACCCAAAAGGGCAACTGAAAAAACTTGCTTCATTCCTCGGGAAACCATTTACTGAGGAGGAAAAAGTGGACAAAATTCTGTGGAGGTGTAGCCTGGAGAGACTCAAGAACTTGGAGGTTAACAAGAATGGGGTAAATCCATGGAATTGGTTGGATAATAGTGGCTATTTCAGGCTTGGTGTCACTGGGGATTCGAAGAATTATCTAACAGCAGAGATGGAGGAGCGTCTTGATCAAATTGCCCGCACGAAGCTGGAAGCATCTGGACTTGATCTTGATGCATGA